A window of Carassius carassius chromosome 48, fCarCar2.1, whole genome shotgun sequence genomic DNA:
AGGGTGCCTATCGATAAAGATTTTTTCCTTGGATTTGCAAAGACAATCCTACAGCCAGATGAGATAGTGTTATCCGTTTTCATTCCAGCTACAAGACCGGTAAGAAACGAACCGTTGGCTAGTTTCAGTGCTTTTCACATTGTTTGCAAAActattatgttttgttttcccCAGAACGAGATCGTCCATGCCTTCCGTCACGCTCCACGTAAGGAGAGCGCTCTAGCTACGGTGAATGCTGGGATGCGTGTTTGGTTCAACGAGAGCTCAAATGTAGTAAAGGAGATCAGTATTTATTACGGAGGAGTGGGAGCCACCATCCTCAGCGCTGACCGCGCATGTCAACAGATTGTAGGAAGGtatatgttgttattgttattataattttttttcctttggaattagagtattagtaaatcaaagtaaaattttaattgtgaaatacttcagttgtttttttttattagatttttttttgcagaactttCTCTGGGAATGGAGTAAAAGTTAAATTGTCTAATTCTTTGCgttgtttttttaattacctTTTTTGAATTTGGGGTAAAAGTTAATTTGGTGAATAATTTGCGTTTTTTTAAGCTTGTTTTGAGTTGCTTTTCTCTTTGAATGGAGTAAATGGAGTAAATGATGAGTTGTCTAATGCTTTGCGTAatactttgctttttttttggttggttgCATTTCCTCTGGGAtgcaaaaaaaagatttgttatctaatggtttttgttttagttttttgtgtggtttttgtttttaatttcctCTGGTATTGGAGTAAAAGTTGCATAATAGGTTGCATTGTTTTTTGAGTTGCTATAGTTTGCGTTGtttctgctttaatttttttttctttcttgaagGCCTTGGGAGGAGGCGATGTTAAGTGATGCGTACAGCACGCTGGTTGATGAGATCAAACTTGGGCCGTCAGCACCAGGCGGCAAAGTTGATTTCCGCAGATCCCTGACCTTGAGCTTGTTTTTTAAATTCAACCTGCTCGTCCTCCAATATCTGAAAGAAAAAGTATGAACCACTTTAGGAAATCAATATGACATGGAGTTTTAATTTGTTTAcccattttttgtgtgtgtctttttacAGGATGTCACTCAGGGGGAAATACCCCAAAAGATGCAGAGTGCAATTCAACCTCTTCCTAAACATATCCAGCCTGGCTACCAAGAGTTTCAGGTAGCACTATATGGTCTTTTGATATAGGCAAAATCATGGTCTCATGTTGCTCAAAAATTTGTGTTTGAATCCTGCTTGCAACATTCCCAAACCTGTTTCTTTTATCCTATTATTATCCTATTTATCCTTTTATCCTAACCTATTATTTCTTGTCTGTATCTgtctcatgttttattttattttttatttaaagccagcaaaaagcaaaaaacacTGAACTTATAGAAGGTAAACAGCAGGTAGTGTGTTTTATGTGGGCAGAATGTCTTGGAGGGTCAGTCGGCTCAAGATCCGGTGGGCCGACCCATGATGCACCGGACAGCTCTTAGTCAAGCTACAGGAGAGGCCGTATACTGTGATGACCTACTGCGAACCGATGGTGAACTTTTCCTCGTGATCGTGACAAGCTCCAGGCCACACGCTAAGATCACGTAAGACAATTTGCACAAataccttttaaaaatgtataaaaaaatttattaattaaatgaattattattattattttttttttaacttttttattttatcatacatatattaaattacaaattaaaatgaattcagattaaattatgtttttatttgtttatttattgtcatgAAAATAGCTTTTGATGCTGATATGACAttgaatttttattcatttgtagtCATACGTAAATATAGCCTACAATGGTGaaatttcaataaatatttttcattgtcaTGAATATAGCCTTGAATACTGATATGTCAATGatatgtcattcattcattcagtcaatgATAAtgtggtaataaataaataaataaatacactcaccggccactttattaggtactcctgttcaattgcttggtaacacaaattgctaatgaGCAAATCACATGGCGGCAGGCATCTAGATatggtgaagatgacttgctgaagttcaaaccaagcatcagaatggtgaagaaaggggatttaagtgactttgaacgtggaatggttgttggtgccagacgggctgaaCTAAGTTTTTTAAAAACTTCTGATCTACTGAGATTTTCAAgaacaaccatctctagggtttacaaagaacggtctgaaaaagagaaaatatccagtgagtggcagttgtgtggatgaaaataccttgttgatgtcagaggtcagaggagaatgggcagactggttagagatgatagaaaggcaacagtaactccaataaccacttgttacaactaaggtatgcagaataccatctctgaagcagatgggctacagcagcagaggaccacaccgggtgccgctcctgtcagctaagaacaggaaacggagtctacaattcaatttccaatagaagattggaaaaatgttgcctggtctgatgagtctcgatttctgctgcaacattcagatggtagggtcagaatttggtgtaaagaacataaaagcatggatctagcctgccttgtctcaacggttctggatggtggtggtggtgtaatggtgtgggggatattttcttgacaCCTAAGTATTgctgctgaccatgtccatccctttatgactaaaGTGTacacatcttctgatggctacttccagcaagaTAATGCACTATAATGGTTTTTTGAACATGAccatgagttcactttactcaaatggcttCCACAGTCAATAGATCTCAATCCAATTGAGCAGCTTTAGGATGTGGTAGAacaggagattcacatcatggatgtgcagccgacaaatctgcagcaattgCGTGATGctatctctgaggaatgtttccaacatctTGTCCAATccatgccatgaagaattaaagCAGTTCttaaggcaaaagggggtccaacccagtactagcaaggtgtacctaataagtggccagtgagtgtgtatgtatatataaatataacatttattttattttatatggttGCTCACTACTGTGACACGAAATTGAAACCAGCAGTGGCACAAATTAGTAACTTCATACCTAAATGGTTGCATTTTCTTACCATCACAGTCATATTGACTTCAGTGAAGCTCTAAAGCTGCCCGGTGTGGTGGACGTTATCACTGCTAAAGACATACCAGGCAAAAGGTTCAGAACCTTTACAGGATATGACGAAGAACTGCTGGCTGTAGATGAGGTCTGTGtattatttagtgttttttttttatgtgaggtatttgttttaagtattaaaattCCTCAAATTAAGGCACAATTTGGAATCTCTTCTTCATCCTCAGGTGACATGTGTTGGTCAGATGGTTTGCGCTGTGGTTGCAGATTCCAAAGCATATGCTAAACGTGGGGCAGCAGCAGTGAAGGTCAGCTATGAAGATCTGCAGGATCGCATCTTCACTGTGGAGGTGAGAAGAAATAATCCAGCTGCTCTCATTTTTATTCACACCTAACTGTATATTCTGTTCTTATACACCTGCTTTTGGATCTTGTTTTCAGGAAGCTATCGAAAAAGAGTCTTTCTTCCTACCCAGGAGACAGATTGAGCGAGGAGATGTGGAAAAGGGTTTGAGAGAGGCTGAACATGTGTATGAAGGTAAGATTGTGCACttttgccccgtttccaccgcaggaactttacccaggaactagggactttggcctggtcctcggtgtgtttccaccgcaggaaccaggaactaaacaaagttccaggtaaaaaaaatgcccctcagaaagtccctgctggcgaggtggtactttttcaaagttccggaactttcgggggcggggtttgggcgctaaacatcctgagttcacgcagcatttgttgagttcaaccaccattaaccggatcaacattttcaaaatattactgttattgtgtcatgaaatgtaattttaaaagtatttcaggcgagaatgtagttgtttaaaactcaaatctgtggtttatttataaagacagcgcctatttaaaaatgtgtttcgccgatctcagagacggtgagctccacgcgatcagcgagagctcagtcccCATGTATCCGcagagaagcagcctcacctcggctagaccttctgatatgtgccgctggcactgatgtctctttagtggttaaacataaaatataattcgttttgggtaaatctaacaggttatctttggtctgtattcaatgtatctatatgttaaaattaaaataaaaaaggcgaatctatataatatttagtttcattgtaatggctgtatatacacatatccctgaactaagtacatttctgcagctgttattatgtttaaatgaaaacgaaaggaggcagtggtatttgatatccgatttcgttttattgtaaatatactgagaggaaaattccagtagccatggtcagctgagttCAAGcagcatttattcggatcattttcaaaagattagtgttattgtgtcatgaagtgtaattttaaatgtatttcaggcgagaatttagttgtttaaaactcaaatctgtggtttatttataaagacagcgcctattttcgccgatctcagagacggtcagctccacgcaatcagcgggagctcagtgatcatctatccacTGAGAAGCAGCCtaacctcggctagaccttctgatgtgtgccgctggctctgatttctctttagtggttaaacataaaatataattcagctgcggggtaaatgtaacaggttttctttggtctgtattcaatttatctatatgttaaaatgaaaataaaaaaggcaaatttatataatattttgtttcattgtaatggctgtatatatatatatatatatatatatatatatatatatatacatatccctgaactaagtacatttctgcagctgttcttatgttaaaatgaaaacgaaaggaggcagtggtatttgttttttatttattataaaaaatttataattatttttattgtaaatatacagagaggaaaattgcagtagccatggtcagctgactgaagttattaagtacgctgctgtttacaGATTTACCGGACTTGCTAGTCGCGGACATCATACTCCAGAAaagaatgcacaaagtctgaactaccgaggaggatgcacgcccaaaatcagcgtactttgtattgagaaacgcgcgcagagctacgtcaccagtctacttgcctaatcttcccggtactttacaccgcggtggaaacgcagaaagcaacaggtctggggggaaaaaagttcctgggaaaaaaaattcctggtacaaatgttccgggtaatttcggtgggaACGCGGCATTTCTTTCAGATTACCTCAATCATGTTCTATAACATGGTTCTACATGCTTTATAGGAGAGATTCGGATTGGAGGACAGGAGCATTTCTACTTGGAAACACAGAGTTTTCTGGTCATTCCAGTTGGGGAAGAGAAGGAGATGAAAGTTTATTTGTCCACTCAGCACCCAGCATTTACACAAGTATGTTTAATATCTGCTCAGTTACACATAGaaatagttttgaaacaaaagtgtcCTTTAATTAATTTggttattttgctttaaatgtatatatttttttatattgtattcattGTATTAATTGCATTATTCTATATTTCACAGGATAAATGTACATGCAAAAAAGTTTGTTAATTGTAGGAAGTCAGtagcagtatttttattttgttttgttatttatcgTAGTCAGATCCTTTGCAGGTCAAGGAGATTGTAACATAGGAGGCGTGACAGTGCAGTAGAGGATCCAAAAGCAAGGCTTTATTAAAATCGTGTTCAGACAAGCAGGATCAAAACACCAGCAAACAATAATATCCTAGGCACAGGCAAAAGGGTAATCCAATACAAAGGCAATGGTCAGAGCAGGTGGTAAATAATCAAAAAAACAAGGCAAGGAACAAAAGAACAAAGAAGAGCACTACAGGCTTAACAATCATCAGcggtgtgattgtgtgtgtgtgtgccattttTATAGTGTGTGACTGATGAGAGTCTGGTGACTTCTGCTGATAAGTGtgggcaaaggattatgggaaatggagtcttGAGTTAATAGTAAAAGTCATGTATGGAGTCCCCTCTGGTGGAGATCATGGGCACTCCATTGGGAAATCGTAAGAGATAAACatgtaaaaaaactaaaagtttgttccaattcattttaaaagttaGCAGCtgaggttttatttaatttaattaattgattattattatttatttgaaaaaaaaaaattcagatcatGGATTTAAACGTGCAAGAAATATATGTTTTGTTCTAATCTGTTGTAGGAGTCAGTTGCTGAGACGCTGGGAATCCCATCCAATCGTGTTTCCTGTCACGTTAAGCGAATGGGTGGAGCCTTTGGAGGCAAGGTCACCAAAACCGCAATTTTGGCCTCCATCACTGCTGTTGCTGCTTGGAAGTGAGTCAAAATTAGTTGGACACTAACATCAGATTCATCatgattatttaaattacaaattaaattttgTATTTACCACATTAATACTTTTAACATGTAGAAGTTTGGCAAGTATAACacttcctttctctctctgttcagGACTGGACGGCCAGTGCGATGTGTTTTGGAGAGAGGAGAGGACATGTTAATTACAGGAGGACGCCACCCGGTGTGGGGAAAATATAAGGCTAGTGCTTTTTCTAAACACTTAAGCTAATAACAGCTATTATCTAATCTGTAATCATGCaattaatttgcatatttttacTTTAACAGGTAGGCTTTATGAAGAATGGGAGGATAACAGCAGCTGATTTCCAGTACTATGCCAACGCTGGAAACGTAGTAGATGAATCCGTACTGGTGAGATGATTTGCCTTCCTGCTGGGGATCAAAATAGTGGTTTAAAAGTGGAAGCTACTTGTTCAGGGTGCTACTCTGTCCACTATAGACACCTGTGTGAAAGTCACTGGACAATATATAGTATGAAATGAACACTGTAtcacttttattatatatttcttttgaAGGTGGCAGAGAAGATCCTCCTGCATTTTGATAATGCCTATAACATTCCTAACCTGCGTGGACGATCGGCAGCTTGCAAGACTAATCTTCCCTCCAACACTGCATTCCGAGGGTTCGGTGTGCCCCAGTGCATGCTGGTCGTTGAGAGTATGATTGATGATGTTGCACTCAAACTCAGCCGCCTGCCTGAAGAGGTCGGTGTCACTCAGTCACAAAATTGTCCCATCATTATGCAGTATAAATTCGTTATTATAGCCTTTGATGCTGATAGAAAATTCATATTTATGATTCATTCACTTATATATGCATTCAGCAGACGCTTGTATCCAAAGCGACtgacattgcattcaggctagcatttttttgcatgtgtttcctgggaatcgaacctaCAACCTTGCGCAGCTAACCCAATGCTCTActacttgagccacaggaacactactATTTACTGGCATTAATATAGCCTTTGCTGATATCGTAATTAATATTtatctatttgtttgtttattggaaTCAATATAGCCTTTGATGCTGATATGTTAATGATTATTGATTGATTGTCATAAATAAAGCCTTTTCTGGGAAGgagtaaataaatagtaaatctagtctacttatttattttcattttctcatCATTTGTGCTTTTGTCCATTTTATTTTTGCAGATCAGGGAGATCAACATGTACAAGGAAGTGTCCCTCACTCACTACAAGATGGAGTTTGACCCAGAGAATCTTGTCCGCTGTTGGAACGAGTGTATGGACAAAGCTGACTTCAGGCAGCGCCGGCACACCATCGATCTTTTTAATCAGCAGAACCAGTTCAAAAAAAGAGGAATCGCCATTGTGCCCATCAAATATGGCATTGGGTTTGCTGAGGGCTTCCTCAACCAGGTTACAATCTTCTTAAACATGCCACAGTgtctatattattttaaatgaattccaAATGACCTtttggtgtttttgtttgtttttaacaaagGCTGCCGCTCTCGTGCATATTTATAAGGATGGGTCTGTGCTAGTGAGCCACGGTGGGACGGAAATGGGCCAAGGCATACACACTAAAGTCCAACAGGTACCACTTCCTGAATGTATCTGTAAAGATTTCATCGTTTTTGGGCTAATCTCAGCGGTTTTCTCACAGGTGGCGAGTCGAGAGCTGAATATTCCTGCTGCTTTGATCCACATCTCTGAGACAAGCACACAATGCGTCCCGAATACCTGCCCATCTGCTGCGTCCTTTGGTACAGACGCTAATGGAATGGCTGTGAAGGTATCGAACACCAGATTTTGAAATGCTGTCTGGATGACATGATTTGTTGATCTTGaaagatgtatttattttgtctaaAGGAGGCACATTTGAAgaaatcataaaatattattaatgcattatttttggaTTGTTCAAATAATACTTTTGCAGGATGCGTGTCAAATACTATACAACAGACTAGAACCAGTCAGAAAGAAGAATCCTAAGGGAACATGGCAGAACTGGGTAAAGTGGACAAACCGTTAAAGTTGTTGCTTTTTGATGCTTAAACATGTTTTGTGTGGATAGTACACATAGTTCGGACTTCAAAATCTGATAGAATCTGCCACGTtcaatacatttctgaaatagtTGCACATTATTTGATTTGTATTAATAATTCTATATTAATATAATCTACAGTTAGGTAAATTTACTGTGTTATTTGGTGCAAGATTTAATTtcattgtaattaattttttaaacatttataatttgtgttttattaaaatatgaaattttatattttttattattattatttcataatatcaGTATTGCTccttttaatgaaaacaataagCTACTCAAAGCCACGTGTTAcagaccattaaaaaaaaaattatgatatattttattttttagatatttaatgtttattttattttttgtctttaaagATTACATCAGCATTTTTGGAGAAGATCAGTCTGTCAGCCACAGGATACTACAGGTAAACTGGCCAAATTTCATTTAAAAGGagcgtttttgttttttaaatgtactttgagACATTAAAGTGGAAGTTGTTTGTCATCAGTGTGTTCTTCAGTGCATTATCAAAAAAGCAAACAAAGGCTTAAAACTAGACAAAACATTgagtttttgtttaatgtttaatgagaattttgtcttttttcagaGGTCATGATCTAGACATGGACTGGGAGAAGCAGGAAGGCAAGCCATATGCTTACTTCACTTATGCAGCGGGCTGCAGTGAGGTTGAACTGGACTGTTTGAATGGAGAGTATAGGGTAAATCCAAATATGATGCATGTGGCATGTACATTTTCTGCTATTTGTCTTGTCACTCATCTAAAACTAATCTGACATACTACATCTTTTCTTCATAGACCTTGAGGACAGATATTGTTGTTGACATGGGCAGAAGTATAAATCCATCCATTGACATTGGTCAGGTAAAGTGATCTCTACAAtgattcgtgttttttttttattgatttttcacaAACT
This region includes:
- the aox6 gene encoding aldehyde oxidase 6, translated to MAEQTMSDGLIFYVNGEKITEKNPDPETMLLSFLRKNLRLTGTKYGCGGGGCGACTVMVSRYDPQTKNINHWSVNACLLPVCQLHGAAVTTVEGIGSTKTKLHPVQERIATAHGSQCGFCTPGMVMSMYTLLRNNPQPTIEDVTEGLAGNLCRCTGYRPIVDGYRTFCESENCCQLNGFACNMANGNENGSVEPIENEKPELFSKEDLLPLDPTQDLIFPPELMRLAEVKDQTTQKFCGKRMTWISPGSLDGLLQLKADYPQAPIVMGNTNIGLDMKFKGIFHPVIISPTQVPELFKITQKPEGVCVGAGCSMSVLKSVLERSINDFPPESTNMFQALLQQIKLVGGQQIRNVATLGGNIASAYPNSDLTPVLAAGRCTLVALSKDGRRRVPIDKDFFLGFAKTILQPDEIVLSVFIPATRPNEIVHAFRHAPRKESALATVNAGMRVWFNESSNVVKEISIYYGGVGATILSADRACQQIVGRPWEEAMLSDAYSTLVDEIKLGPSAPGGKVDFRRSLTLSLFFKFNLLVLQYLKEKDVTQGEIPQKMQSAIQPLPKHIQPGYQEFQNVLEGQSAQDPVGRPMMHRTALSQATGEAVYCDDLLRTDGELFLVIVTSSRPHAKITHIDFSEALKLPGVVDVITAKDIPGKRFRTFTGYDEELLAVDEVTCVGQMVCAVVADSKAYAKRGAAAVKVSYEDLQDRIFTVEEAIEKESFFLPRRQIERGDVEKGLREAEHVYEGEIRIGGQEHFYLETQSFLVIPVGEEKEMKVYLSTQHPAFTQESVAETLGIPSNRVSCHVKRMGGAFGGKVTKTAILASITAVAAWKTGRPVRCVLERGEDMLITGGRHPVWGKYKASFMKNGRITAADFQYYANAGNVVDESVLVAEKILLHFDNAYNIPNLRGRSAACKTNLPSNTAFRGFGVPQCMLVVESMIDDVALKLSRLPEEIREINMYKEVSLTHYKMEFDPENLVRCWNECMDKADFRQRRHTIDLFNQQNQFKKRGIAIVPIKYGIGFAEGFLNQAAALVHIYKDGSVLVSHGGTEMGQGIHTKVQQVASRELNIPAALIHISETSTQCVPNTCPSAASFGTDANGMAVKDACQILYNRLEPVRKKNPKGTWQNWITSAFLEKISLSATGYYRGHDLDMDWEKQEGKPYAYFTYAAGCSEVELDCLNGEYRTLRTDIVVDMGRSINPSIDIGQIEGAFMQGLGLYTMEELKFSPSGVLYTRGPGQYKIPSFCDVPLKFNVYLLSGSSNPHAIYSSKGIGEPTLFLGSSVFFAIKDAVTAARKDAGLTGPFQLNSPANPERACLACATHFTKMVAQSESTSGPAQPWALNI